From Alteromonas sp. RKMC-009, one genomic window encodes:
- a CDS encoding aminotransferase class V-fold PLP-dependent enzyme — protein MKYSAAFAASFTALSLSAQQFESPVGSVETVTKDEAFWQKIREQYDIQKEIINLEQGYWGKMANPVQQAFFDHTRRVNREMSWYARKHFSQDLHAAREAVADALKVKKEEVMLTRNATESFVDLITQFDDFSSGDEILWADTDYPAYQDMMAWLSADRKVKGTKINLPAYGDEQDYLEAYQQAFEQHPDIKLMLLTHVSNQHGLVMPVRKIAEMAKERGIYVICDCAQSWGLIDFTIDDLGVDWAIFNLHKWIGSPVGVGALYMRQGTLSAVRPFPGEDAGDSDVSNRIHLATSNFASFMTVPDALNFHNKIGGKNKEARLRYLWESWTRPLRDNTAIEIFGATSSTNASGMGGFRLAGKTSYEENAALQLQLEKEFGIFTVVRKGLSAGSNIRVTPQIFTPVAHMQKLAEAINKITG, from the coding sequence TTGAAATATTCAGCGGCATTTGCCGCATCATTTACTGCTTTATCTTTATCTGCTCAGCAATTTGAAAGTCCGGTCGGTTCAGTTGAAACTGTTACGAAGGACGAAGCATTCTGGCAAAAGATCAGAGAACAGTACGATATTCAGAAAGAGATTATAAATCTCGAGCAGGGTTACTGGGGCAAGATGGCCAATCCGGTTCAACAGGCATTTTTTGACCACACCCGGCGGGTAAACCGCGAGATGTCGTGGTACGCCCGTAAGCACTTCAGTCAGGATTTACATGCTGCACGGGAAGCAGTAGCTGATGCCCTCAAAGTGAAAAAAGAAGAAGTCATGCTTACCCGCAATGCCACCGAATCATTTGTTGACCTGATTACTCAGTTTGATGATTTCTCATCTGGCGATGAGATCTTGTGGGCTGATACCGATTATCCTGCTTATCAGGACATGATGGCCTGGCTTAGCGCCGACCGTAAGGTAAAAGGTACCAAAATAAACCTTCCTGCCTATGGCGATGAACAGGACTATCTTGAGGCGTACCAACAGGCGTTCGAGCAACATCCGGACATAAAACTGATGTTGCTCACTCATGTCAGTAATCAACATGGCCTGGTGATGCCAGTAAGAAAAATTGCAGAAATGGCAAAGGAACGGGGCATCTATGTGATCTGTGACTGTGCGCAATCCTGGGGGCTGATTGACTTCACCATTGACGATCTTGGCGTAGACTGGGCCATTTTTAATCTTCACAAGTGGATTGGCTCGCCGGTAGGTGTCGGAGCACTTTATATGCGTCAGGGAACACTCTCTGCGGTGCGCCCGTTCCCGGGCGAAGATGCCGGCGACAGTGATGTATCGAACCGCATCCATCTGGCCACCTCCAATTTTGCCAGTTTCATGACCGTGCCCGATGCCCTCAATTTTCATAACAAAATAGGCGGCAAGAATAAGGAAGCCAGATTGCGCTATCTGTGGGAAAGCTGGACGCGGCCTCTGCGTGACAATACAGCGATTGAAATTTTTGGGGCCACATCTTCGACGAACGCATCGGGGATGGGAGGATTCAGACTTGCAGGGAAAACCAGCTATGAAGAAAACGCGGCCCTTCAGCTACAACTGGAAAAAGAGTTTGGCATTTTCACTGTGGTCAGAAAAGGTCTGTCCGCTGGCAGCAATATCCGCGTGACACCGCAAATTTTCACGCCGGTTGCCCACATGCAGAAGCTGGCAGAAGCGATCAATAAGATAACAGGCTGA
- a CDS encoding metallophosphoesterase family protein → MKFPVIFLLLISLAGCGTDKSPSEQNKTAGNTPAPVQIAFLADIHLHDFFAAAKDLDASELPLIADTPISGDSSQGAQTPVLMRSMQAQLNSTRLFNENYFVFRAALDEIAAKGIKLVALPGDFSDDGQPANVRALADILSEYTGKYGMRFFAITGNHDPVRPFSRAGGKKDFLHCSGKEVAVMSPDHPDCLNKSAWQCSNALREWGYADIMESLKSQGFSPSSQDVLYETPFGTADVSKRGWRWCDTGSGSEESNTGEKSNPNEENGESCIFMPDASYLVEPVEGLWLLAIDANVYTPKGKVSSLEFNGSGNAGYNALVDYKPELIDWIAGVVKRAEEQNKRLIAFSHFPMADFYDNTRKQLAELFGDNGMQLKRMPSAPTTQILSDLGLRLHMAGHMHLYDIAQPEDTGGLVNVQVPSLAAYQPGYSVVTLNNDGSAQVDTIIQQQVARFDTLFPVYAKEWQYRKQAGLINWDNTILDAPDYLRFTDAHLKEVVRQRYVGREWPKPLATFIQSQTVGDALEMLVCGNVRRVTDEGLLTMPAITLANDYYRIRNAGQFADLGGREVVYERLSDASLHCELPEAAPVQSQQVRHFVELLSDVAVSRDVTSITVKGV, encoded by the coding sequence ATGAAATTTCCGGTTATTTTCCTTTTACTCATTAGTCTCGCCGGGTGCGGAACAGACAAGTCTCCCTCTGAACAAAACAAGACTGCAGGGAACACGCCTGCACCGGTTCAAATTGCCTTTCTTGCAGACATTCACTTGCATGATTTCTTCGCTGCAGCTAAAGATTTGGATGCATCTGAACTGCCACTGATAGCAGATACTCCGATCTCAGGTGACAGCTCGCAGGGAGCACAAACGCCGGTGTTGATGCGCAGCATGCAGGCACAGCTCAACAGTACGCGGCTGTTTAATGAAAACTACTTTGTTTTTCGCGCAGCACTGGATGAGATTGCTGCCAAAGGCATTAAGCTGGTGGCGTTACCCGGCGATTTTTCAGATGACGGCCAGCCCGCCAATGTGAGGGCGCTGGCTGACATTCTCTCAGAATACACCGGCAAATACGGTATGCGCTTTTTTGCAATTACCGGCAACCACGACCCCGTGCGACCCTTCTCCCGCGCCGGAGGAAAGAAAGACTTCCTGCATTGCAGTGGTAAAGAAGTGGCGGTGATGAGTCCTGACCACCCTGATTGCCTGAATAAATCTGCATGGCAATGCAGCAATGCCCTGCGGGAATGGGGCTATGCTGACATCATGGAATCCCTGAAATCACAGGGCTTCAGCCCGTCATCGCAGGATGTGTTGTATGAAACACCCTTTGGTACAGCCGATGTCAGTAAGCGTGGATGGCGCTGGTGCGACACCGGAAGCGGGAGTGAGGAAAGCAATACGGGCGAGAAGAGCAACCCGAATGAAGAGAACGGGGAATCTTGTATTTTCATGCCGGATGCCAGCTATCTGGTTGAACCGGTAGAGGGTCTTTGGCTACTGGCTATCGACGCCAATGTGTATACACCAAAAGGAAAAGTATCGTCGCTGGAATTTAATGGTTCAGGGAATGCAGGTTACAACGCGCTGGTGGACTATAAACCTGAGCTCATTGACTGGATTGCCGGCGTGGTAAAGCGGGCAGAAGAGCAAAATAAGCGCCTGATTGCGTTCAGCCATTTTCCTATGGCGGACTTCTACGACAACACACGAAAGCAGCTGGCTGAGCTGTTCGGAGACAACGGCATGCAACTAAAACGTATGCCGTCAGCACCGACAACGCAGATCCTGTCTGATCTAGGATTGCGGTTGCACATGGCAGGGCACATGCACCTGTACGACATTGCACAACCTGAAGACACCGGCGGGCTGGTGAATGTGCAGGTGCCGTCGCTGGCTGCCTATCAGCCCGGCTACAGCGTGGTTACCCTGAACAATGATGGCAGCGCTCAGGTAGATACCATCATTCAGCAGCAAGTTGCCCGTTTCGATACTTTGTTCCCTGTGTATGCTAAAGAGTGGCAATACCGCAAGCAGGCGGGACTGATAAACTGGGATAACACCATTCTGGATGCACCGGACTATTTGCGTTTTACCGACGCCCATTTAAAAGAAGTGGTGCGACAGCGCTATGTGGGCCGCGAATGGCCTAAGCCACTGGCTACGTTTATTCAAAGCCAAACGGTTGGTGACGCACTGGAAATGTTGGTATGTGGCAATGTCAGACGCGTTACTGATGAAGGACTGCTTACGATGCCCGCCATCACACTGGCTAATGATTATTACCGTATCAGGAACGCCGGTCAGTTTGCTGACCTTGGTGGACGGGAAGTCGTGTACGAGCGCCTCAGTGATGCCTCGTTACATTGTGAGTTGCCAGAAGCCGCCCCTGTGCAATCGCAACAGGTGAGGCACTTTGTCGAATTGCTCAGCGATGTGGCGGTATCACGTGATGTTACGTCAATTACGGTGAAGGGCGTTTAA